A single window of Montipora capricornis isolate CH-2021 chromosome 14, ASM3666992v2, whole genome shotgun sequence DNA harbors:
- the LOC138031460 gene encoding uncharacterized protein F54H12.2-like yields MQIVGDVLNGQSIKKAAAARAKVASKEFFGRATNGAESNQARRHSNRRWEEIQFSIKIIETLVTEQSDTQAYNAYIKTILNFTEQAKKSYLTKALYYKDTAGHMDEVDNIAENNIGLQKRGVFTDNGAEVGLVGVSLYDIFNVDKLLLDGLEIKVKVDLNSDAFIFMGGETPNNCKLQIMSSTLRVCTVRVADSAKLEHLQIMQGQKGRAALPAVYTLTRTPTHAKIIPRGVLNHTETDLFNGLIPQCVIFGMVRNDAYNGHLTRNPFNFQLFDLQGVRLTVNGEEMPYSALELTGGKKIDGYNTLFSVSGDMNCGHGLDIDRLDWENGYGLFRFDLTPAGSGHPDHLIPHRSGNVNLYVKFGTQTETVLNLIVYAEFQNQLEIDRNRRVVYDLSQGS; encoded by the exons ATGCAAATCGTTGGAGACGTCTTAAACGGACAGTCCATAAAAAAAGCTGCGGCGGCGAGAGCTAAAGTTGCCAGCAAAGAGTTTTTTGGCAG AGCTACGAATGGTGCTGAAAGTAACCAAGCAAGACGGCACTCCAACAGGAGATGGGAAGAAATACAGTTTAGTATTAAGATCATCGAGACACTCGTGACAGAACAATCAGATACACAAGCTTACAATGCTTACATCAAGACCATACTAAATTTCACAGAGCAGGCCAAAAAATCCTACTTAACAAAAGCTCTGTACTACAAAGACACAGCTGGACATATGGATGAAGTGGATAATATTGCAGAAAATAATATTGGTCTGCAGAAAAGGGGTGTATTCACAGACAATGGAGCTGAGGTGGGGTTAGTTGGAGTATCTTTATATGACATCTTCAACGTGGACAAGTTATTGTTAGATGGTCTAGAAATCAAAGTAAAAGTGGACCTGAACAGTGATGCTTTCATTTTCATGGGAGGTGAGACGCCAAACAATTGCAAGTTACAAATCATGTCAAGCACTCTCCGTGTGTGCACCGTACGTGTGGCAGACAGTGCAAAACTGGAACATTTGCAGATCATGCAAGGTCAGAAAGGACGCGCTGCCCTCCCTGCAGTTTACACTTTGACCAGAACCCCAACCCATGCAAAGATCATTCCTCGGGGGGTGTTAAACCATACAGAAACGGATCTCTTCAATGGCCTTATTCCCCAATGTGTGATTTTCGGGATGGTGCGCAACGATGCGTACAACGGACACCTGACACGTAACCCTTTCAATTTTCAACTGTTTGACCTACAAGGAGTTCGCCTAACTGTGAATGGAGAAGAAATGCCCTACTCGGCTTTAGAACTGACGGGTGGCAAAAAGATTGATGGTTATAACACCTTGTTTTCTGTCAGTGGAGACATGAACTGTGGCCATGGTCTGGATATTGATAGATTGGATTGGGAAAACGGTTACGGTTTGTTCCGTTTTGATTTGACGCCAGCTGGAAGTGGTCATCCAGATCATTTGATACCCCATCGTTCGGGTAACGTCAATCTGTATGTTAAATTTGGTACTCAAACAGAGACAGTTCTCAATTTAATCGTGTATGCAGAATTCCAGAATCAGTTGGAAATTGATCGCAACAGACGCGTGGTCTACGATTTGTCACAAGGCTCTTAA
- the LOC138031458 gene encoding uncharacterized protein, producing the protein MISHEVEEEDTDKEGGQEYLLIDIESRQDEDRHIVNLLIVHDDTGFEMIFEGDNCVDQFSTWLFDGTHQGAIVIAHNLRGYDGFLLCEYFYKECILPSLILNGAKIMSMELQEAEIKFRDSLNFLPMPLKALPKTFGLTELKKGYFPHFFNRKENQQYVGRLPPIENYNPAGMSRKEREEFLRWHQELTNAEYVFDFETEIEEYCRSDVDTLRRCCLQFKQLMEEVCNLDPFKHCVTIASACNRVF; encoded by the coding sequence ATGATTAGTCATGAAGTTGAAGAAGAAGACACGGACAAAGAGGGGGGACAAGAGTATTTATTAATCGACATAGAATCACGTCAAGATGAAGATCGACACATTGTCAACCTTCTTATAGTACATGATGACACAGGGTTTGAGATGATATTTGAAGGTGATAATTGCGTTGATCAATTCAGTACCTGGTTATTTGATGGCACCCACCAGGGCGCTATCGTCATTGCTCATAATCTGAGAGGTTACGATGGCTTTCTACTTTgtgaatatttttataaagaGTGTATCCTTCCGAGTCTTATCCTGAATGGTGCGAAAATCATGTCCATGGAACTACAAGAAGCTGAAATCAAGTTCCGGGATTCCCTCAATTTTCTCCCCATGCCGCTCAAAGCATTACCGAAAACCTTTGGCCTGACTGAACTTAAGAAAGGCTATTTTCCACACTTCTTTAATcgtaaagaaaatcaacaatatGTTGGCCGTCTTCCTCCTATTGAAAATTACAATCCCGCTGGCATGAGCAGAAAAGAGCGAGAAGAATTCCTGAGGTGGCATCAAGAATTAACGAATGCAGAGTACGTCTTTGATTTTGAAACGGAAATAGAAGAATATTGTCGTAGCGATGTGGACACTCTGAGACGATGTTGCTTACAGTTTAAACAGTTGATGGAAGAAGTCTGCAACCTCGATCCATTCAAACACTGCGTTACCATAGCAAGTGCCTGTAACCGAGTGTTCTGA
- the LOC138033287 gene encoding uncharacterized protein — MGHSSSSVSKPSSQSALARQQRAKERQNKKRKCVQELFKEIDCESEMNIIGEGDSEKENIDVKTSAREETRLLECTSIAIQTDLSMQDIEELENLKQSQEAGNSVLSKSWFEADEERVKFYTGLTAMSVLMAVFDLISPPLPERKSISKFQQLLITFMRLRLNLSVQDLAYRFGVHASTVSRVFQTCMHVMYTSMAFLVKWPEREELKMTLPACFREKFSSCAVIIDCFEVFIDRPSCLLARAQTWSSYKHHNTAKFLIGITPQGTVSFISKGWGGCASDKFITEHCGPLNKLLPGDLVLADRGFDIEDSVGLYAARLQIPSFTKGKPQLSALDIETTRSLANVRIHVERVIGIIRQKYAILGHSVILIHYLMSDGNESSLLDKIAVVCCALTNCCKSVIASD; from the coding sequence ATGGGACATTCTTCAAGTTCTGTTTCGAAACCAAGTTCCCAATCTGCTCTAGCTCGACAACAGCGAGCCAAGGAAAGGCAAAACAAGAAGCGGAAATGTGTACAAGAATTGTTTAAAGAAATAGACTGCGAGAGCGAGATGAACATTATCGGAGAGGGTGATAGTGAGAAGGAAAACATTGATGTCAAAACATCTGCAAGGGAAGAAACACGTTTACTCGAGTGCACTTCTATTGCCATTCAAACTGACCTTTCTATGCAGGACATAGAGGAACTAGAAAACTTAAAACAATCACAGGAGGCTGGAAATTCAGTCCTATCAAAGTCTTGGTTTGAAGCTGACGAAGAGAGGGTGAAATTTTATACCGGTTTGACAGCCATGAGTGTCTTGATGGCTGTCTTTGACCTCATAAGTCCTCCACTGCCTGAGCGAAAATCAATCAGTAAGTTTCAGCAACTCCTCATAACATTCATGCGTCTCAGACTGAATCTCTCAGTGCAAGACTTGGCCTACCGATTTGGAGTTCATGCATCTACAGTGTCAAGAGTATTCCAGACATGTATGCATGTAATGTATACATCTATGGCATTTCTAGTGAAATGGCCAGAGAGAGAGGAACTGAAAATGACATTGCCAGCCTGCTTCAGAGAGAAGTTTTCTTCATGTGCTGTCATTATTGACTGCTTTGAAGTTTTTATTGATAGACCTTCATGCTTGCTTGCACGTGCCCAGACATGGTCCTCTTACAAACACCACAACACAGCAAAATTTCTGATTGGAATTACACCCCAAGGAACAGTATCATTTATTTCAAAGGGTTGGGGAGGATGTGCATCTGATAAGTTCATTACTGAACACTGTGGACCGTTAAATAAATTGCTACCTGGGGATCTTGTTCTGGCAGACAGAGGTTTTGACATTGAGGACAGTGTAGGTCTTTACGCTGCACGCTTACAGATTCCAAGCTTCACAAAAGGCAAGCCACAACTGTCAGCATTAGATATTGAAACAACAAGGTCATTGGCTAATGTAAGGATTCACGTAGAGAGAGTTATTGGTATTATCCGTCAGAAGTATGCAATTCTTGGACACAGTGTTATTCTGATCCATTATTTAATGTCAGATGGCAATGAATCTTCCTTACTGGATAAAATTGCAGTTGTATGTTGTGCCTTGACAAACTGTTGCAAGTCTGTAATTGCATCAGATTAG
- the LOC138031459 gene encoding uncharacterized protein has translation MALQWLFWIHHQKGDRILHTLNGGEQRIDNNYVDGYDSAKKTIYEFMGCLWHGCDKCYLPDTVNPVNNTRVADLPEGTIRKIERFKKLGFQVEAKWECEFKQELTTNLEMKSFIESLKFDTPLEPRHPFFGGRTNAVCLYKHVNEKEKIHYVDFTSLYPWTNKYCEIPIQHPEILTSEALINRSPREFFGLIKCDILPPTFLFHPVLPYRANGKLMFPLCRTCAETLQQSPCEHKEEERILSGTWCPIEIDKALELGYRMVRMIEVCHFPQKSSKLFTGYIDTFLKIKQKASGWPSCCETEAQNNSISQSMNRKKA, from the coding sequence ATGGCCCTCCAATGGCTGTTCTGGATTCATCATCAAAAAGGTGACCGAATTCTGCACACTCTAAATGGGGGTGAACAACGCATAGATAACAACTATGTTGATGGTTATGATTCCGCCAAAAAAACCATCTATGAATTCATGGGGTGCCTGTGGCATGGCTGTGACAAGTGTTATCTACCCGACACAGTGAATCCCGTGAACAACACGCGTGTGGCAGACCTTCCTGAGGGTACCATTCGCAAAATTGAACGTTTCAAGAAGCTTGGATTCCAGGTAGAAGCGAAATGGGAATGCGAATTTAAACAAGAATTGACCACGAACCTAGAGATGAAGTCCTTTATTGAAAGCCTCAAGTTTGACACACCCTTAGAGCCTCGTCACCCGTTCTTTGGAGGCCGTACCAATGCTGTCTGCCTATACAAGCACGTGAACGAGAAGGAGAAGATCCATTACGTTGACTTTACATCCTTATACCCATGGACAAACAAGTACTGCGAAATTCCGATCCAGCatcctgaaattttaacaaGTGAAGCTTTAATCAATCGTTCACCACGTGAATTCTTTGGGCTGATCAAATGTGACATCCTTCCACCTACCTTTTTGTTTCATCCTGTGTTACCCTACCGTGCCAATGGAAAACTGATGTTTCCTCTTTGTAGAACATGTGCTGAAACCCTGCAACAAAGTCCTTGTGAACATAAGGAAGAAGAGCGCATTCTTTCTGGAACCTGGTGTCCCATTGAGATTGATAAGGCGTTGGAGTTGGGATATCGTATGGTTCGAATGATAGAGGTATGCCATTTCCCTCAGAAATCGTCTAAACTTTTCACTGGGTACATTGATACATTTcttaaaatcaaacaaaaagcgAGCGGTTGGCCTTCCTGCTGTGAGACAGAAGCTCAAAACAACAGTATATCACAGAGTATGAACAGAAAGAAGGCATAA